A single Vanacampus margaritifer isolate UIUO_Vmar chromosome 14, RoL_Vmar_1.0, whole genome shotgun sequence DNA region contains:
- the ulk1b gene encoding serine/threonine-protein kinase ULK1: protein MEAVGRFEFSRKDLIGHGAFAVVFKGRNREKHDWEVAVKCINKKNLAKSQTLLGKEIKILKELKHENIVALLDFQETASSVYLVMEYCNGGDLADYLHSKGTLSEDTIRVFLQQIAGAMRVLQAKGIIHRDLKPQNILLSYPAGRKSHSNNTCIKIADFGFARYLQNNMMAATLCGSPMYMAPEVIMSQNYDAKADLWSIGTIVFQCLTGKAPFQASSPQDLRMFYEKNKNLSPNIPRETSSHLRHLLRGLLQRNHKDRMDFDEFFSHPFLEATSSSIKKTTPTVTMTCFPSSASASSCSSSSTSHLASPPQSLGDAQHLRAKALASPTQEATGFLLKDSSGGGGSSKNSSSCDTDDFVIVPAHFNTAELTSESKVLQDSLMNSGSLLTSGLCVQAKSPPHSPSYSGSPSRVRPSESSGSNYAGPSGNHGHSLPIPVPTQVHNYHRLEQHIYTTRQEGSPRLSTPVHRCSSGSPLGFARTGPSPPYGTMATTRRLSLGGARPFQLSPQAAQHAESRPTTQKHSPVATGLGTRLHSAPCLLECTTGGGRQKIRKQHSDPVVVPTAGLMTVRPLHSSPRLSELMQRSPLPTILGSPSRTMPPFEFPKPPSSPNLVNFLTQQGLVMGSPGSRAVQMEPRDAGQPAPTQCPQPSHCIHRMNDDTRGFGRSQSAGLLSDMLLMAAFGTGGPANDRGSTENLAFEKAIDIAVPSGGILCPGPGSCSPAQVVFTIGSPPSGGTPPQAFRQRKYSGSFASVSPAGSFTSRYPQTATYGDGFDASSSPRYNFFDPITANMGGRITFEAPELPEETLMEQEHTDTVQSLRFTLDFAYCLMEVAGARGITLTGVPVDAAHPHLLQQQSLVADQISSLSREWSHAEQLVLYLKTAELLSTAIQTAMERVKQGKLYPSATVKQVVRRLNDLYKSSVASCRSLSTRLERFFSKKHRLMDKITSITAERLLFSHTVQMVQSAALDEMFHQGEASVHRYHKALLLMEGLSMLLTEQEDILSVSKCKECIERRLTALQSGLCV, encoded by the exons ATGGAGGCGGTGGGCAGATTCGAGTTCAGTCGGAAGGACCTGATAGGACATGGCGCATTTGCCGTCGTCTTTAAAGGCAGAAACCGAGAG AAACACGACTGGGAGGTGGCTGTAAAATGCATCAACAAGAAGAACCTGGCCAAATCCCAGACACTACTGGGGAAAGAGATCAAAATACTCAAG gaacTCAAGCATGAAAACATTGTTGCGTTACTGGACTTTCAG GAAACTGCAAGCTCAGTGTACCTAGTGATGGAG TACTGTAACGGCGGCGACCTCGCCGACTACCTCCACT CAAAAGGCACGCTGAGCGAGGACACCATTCGCGTTTTCCTGCAGCAGATTGCGGGTGCCATGAGGGTCCTGCAGGCAAAAGGCATCATCCACAGGGACCTCAAACCCCAGAACATTCTGCTCTCCTACCCAGCAGGACGCAAATCCCACTCCAACAACACTTGCATCAAAATTG CGGACTTTGGTTTTGCCAGGTACCTTCAGAACAACATGATGGCTGCAACTCTCTGCGGGTCACCGATGTACATG GCACCCGAGGTCATTATGTCCCAAAACTACGACGCCAAGGCTGACTTGTGGAGCATCGGGACCATCGTGTTCCAATGCCTGACTGGGAAGGCTCCTTTCCAG GCCAGCAGTCCCCAGGATCTTAGGATGTTTtacgagaaaaacaaaaacctcagCCCCAA CATTCCCAGAGAAACTTCCAGCCATTTGCGGCATCTGTTACGGGGCCTGCTGCAGCGCAATCACAAGGACCGCATGGACTTTG ATGAGTTCTTTTCTCATCCCTTCTTGGAAGCCACCAGCTCGTCCATAAAAAAGA CAACTCCAACAGTGACCATGACCTGCTTCCCAAGTTCTGCTTCTGCCAGCTCTTGCAGCAGTTCCTCCACCTCACACCTGGCCTCTCCACcg CAATCGCTTGGTGATGCGCAACATTTGCGTGCCAAAGCGTTGGCCTCCCCCACCCAAGAGGCCACCGGGTTCCTCCTTAAGGATTCGTCCGGAGGAGGCGGCAGCAGCAAAAACTCCTCCTCCTGTGACACGGACGACTTTGTCATCGTGCCAGCTCACTTCAATA CGGCTGAGCTGACGAGTGAGAGTAAAGTGCTGCAGGACAGTCTAATGAACAGCGG CTCTCTCCTGACTTCTGGTTTATGTGTCCAAGCCAAATCGCCACCACATTCGCCCTCCTATAGCGGATCCCCCAGTCGTGTCAG GCCCAGTGAGTCCTCAGGGAGTAACTATGCCGGCCCCAGTGGCAACCACGGTCACTCCCTGCCAATCCCAGTTCCCACTCAGGTGCACAACTACCACCGCTTGGAGCAGCATATTTATACTACCAGACAGGAAGGCTCGCCACG GCTGTCCACTCCGGTGCATCGTTGCAGCAGTGGAAGTCCGCTGGGCTTTGCGAGGACCGGCCCTTCTCCACCTTACGGAACGATGGCCACTACCAGGAGACTCTCACTGGGAGGAGCAAGACCGTTTCAACTCTCTCCTCAAG CGGCTCAGCATGCTGAATCCAGGCCGACTACTCAGAAACACTCCCCGGTCGCCACAGGATTGGGGACAAGGCTCCACAGCGCCCCCTGTCTGTTAGAGTGCACCACTGGCGGCGGCAGACAAAAGATCCGAAAGCAGCACTCGGACCCGGTGGTGGTCCCCACCGCAGGCTTGATGACGGTTCGCCCCCTGCACTCTTCCCCCCGGCTCAGTGAGCTCATGCAGCGTAGCCCGCTGCCCACCATCCTCGGCTCTCCCTCGAGG ACTATGCCCCCATTTGAATTCCCCAAACCCCCCAGCTCTCCAAACCTTGTCAACTTCCTGACACAGCAGGGCTTGGTCATGGGCTCTCCCGGTAGCAGGGCGGTGCAAATGGAGCCCAGAGATGCCGGGCAGCCGGCGCCCACGCAGTGCCCTCAGCCTTCACACTGCATCCACAGAATGAATGATGATACCAGGGGATTTGGAAG ATCTCAGAGCGCCGGCCTCCTGTCCGACATGTTGCTGATGGCAGCCTTTGGAACAGGCGGACCAGCGAATGACCGAGGTAGCACAGagaacctggcatttgaaaaaGCTATAGACATAGCAG TGCCCTCAGGTGGTATCCTATGTCCGGGACCGGGCTCCTGCAGCCCAGCACAGGTGGTCTTCACCATCGGCTCCCCTCCCAGTGGTGGCACCCCGCCTCAGGCCTTCAGACAGAGGAAATACTCAG GCTCGTTTGCATCAGTCAGCCCCGCAGGCTCCTTCACCAGCCGCTATCCCCAGACGGCCACCTACGGCGACGGCTTTGACGCCTCTTCCAGCCCCCGTTACAATTTTTTTGATCCCATCACGGCCAACATGGGCGGCCGTATAACCTTCGAGGCCCCTGAGCTGCCCGAAGAAACCCTGATGGAG CAGGAGCACACGGACACCGTGCAGAGCCTGCGCTTCACGCTAGATTTCGCTTACTGTCTGATGGAGGTGGCCGGGGCCCGCGGCATCACGCTGACGGGGGTCCCGGTTGATGCCGCTCACCCCCACTTGCTGCAGCAGCAGAGCCTGGTGGCAGATCAGATAAGCTCACTGAGCCGAGAGTGGAG CCATGCAGAACAGCTGGTTCTATACCTTAAGACTGCAGAACTCTTGTCGACGGCCATACAAACAGCCATGGAGCGAGTGAAGCAAGGCAAACTTTACCCCTCGGCTACAGTCAAACAAG TTGTGAGGAGGCTGAATGACTTGTACAAGTCCAGTGTGGCGTCGTGCCGCTCTCTCAGCACGCGTCTGGAGCGCTTCTTTTCCAAAAAGCACCGACTAATGGACAAAATTACCTCCATCACGGCTGAGAGGCTGCTCTTCAGCCACACCGTGCAGATG GTTCAGTCTGCTGCTCTGGACGAGATGTTCCACCAGGGGGAGGCGTCAGTCCATCGCTACCACAAAGCCCTCCTGTTGATGGAGGGCCTCTCTATGCTTCTCACCGAACAGGAAGACATTCTCAGTGTGAGCAAAT GTAAAGAGTGCATTGAGCGGCGCCTCACAGCCTTGCAGTCGGGGCTCTGTGTTTGA
- the LOC144033929 gene encoding coiled-coil domain-containing protein 74A-like isoform X2 — protein MPNNNLPPVRHLPQWSRVGRLGVPCSPRRLPANRLQPLPVLPAGDREGPKAMTDTNPRVASLQRNIEFLQHQHKETLQKLHQEVDLLRRENKELKYRMIMEVPKPSRKGLKHSHSQVGVGPVVRGREPTQNKMLSMGDCVDIYGPYRPTRRSEQSGALATSLQPLQVRNGPSHPPRASTLRECELIIRQLYNTNSLQSQEIVRYKELLRDIVLNKRITPENYNLTKAYLVDDIRTGVTLPALTQSLSSSVSERQRRTRAVHRGHVKGTVR, from the exons ATGCCCAACAATAACCTCCCGCCGGTGCGCCACCTGCCACAGTGGAGCCGAGTCGGGCGACTCGGAGTTCCGTGCTCGCCTCGACGTTTACCGGCAAACCGACTGCAGCCGCTGCCTGTCCTCCCGGCTGGAGACCGAGAGGGGCCGAAGGCGATGACCGACACGAACCCTCGCGTCGCATCGCTGCAGAGGAACATCGAGTTTCTGCAGCACCAACACAAAGAAACTCTCCAGAAACTTCACCAAGAAGTGGATCTTCTCAGAAGGGAGAATAAAG AGTTGAAGTATAGGATGATTATGGAGGTTCCCAAGCCAAGTAGGAAAG GTCTGAAACATTCACACAGTCAAGTGGGTGTTGGGCCTGTCGTTCGTGGAAGAGAACCCACGCAGAACAAAATGCTAAG CATGGGAGACTGCGTCGACATTTACGGACCGTACAGACCAACTCGCAGGTCAGAGCAGTCCGGGGCGCTCGCCACCTCACTGCAGCCACTACAAGTCCGCAACGGTCCGTCTCATCCGCCGCGTGCGTCCACGCTGAGGGAATGTGAGCTCATCATCCGCCAACTATACAATACCAACAGTTTACAGTCTCAGGAA ATTGTGCGCTACAAGGAGTTGCTGAGAGATATTGTGCTCAACAAGAGAATCACCCCAGAAAACTACAATTTGACCAAAGCTTACCTTGTGGATGATATCCG gACCGGCGTGACCCTGCCAGCGCTCACGCAGAGCCTCAGCTCGTCTGTGTCCGAGCGCCAGAGACGGACCCGGGCTGTGCACAGAGGCCACGTCAAGGGTACGGTGCGGTGA
- the LOC144033929 gene encoding coiled-coil domain-containing protein 74A-like isoform X1 — translation MPNNNLPPVRHLPQWSRVGRLGVPCSPRRLPANRLQPLPVLPAGDREGPKAMTDTNPRVASLQRNIEFLQHQHKETLQKLHQEVDLLRRENKELKYRMIMEVPKPSRKGLKHSHSQVGVGPVVRGREPTQNKMLSMGDCVDIYGPYRPTRRSEQSGALATSLQPLQVRNGPSHPPRASTLRECELIIRQLYNTNSLQSQEIVRYKELLRDIVLNKRITPENYNLTKAYLVDDIRKSSDNMFPKLDLQTGKTTGVTLPALTQSLSSSVSERQRRTRAVHRGHVKGTVR, via the exons ATGCCCAACAATAACCTCCCGCCGGTGCGCCACCTGCCACAGTGGAGCCGAGTCGGGCGACTCGGAGTTCCGTGCTCGCCTCGACGTTTACCGGCAAACCGACTGCAGCCGCTGCCTGTCCTCCCGGCTGGAGACCGAGAGGGGCCGAAGGCGATGACCGACACGAACCCTCGCGTCGCATCGCTGCAGAGGAACATCGAGTTTCTGCAGCACCAACACAAAGAAACTCTCCAGAAACTTCACCAAGAAGTGGATCTTCTCAGAAGGGAGAATAAAG AGTTGAAGTATAGGATGATTATGGAGGTTCCCAAGCCAAGTAGGAAAG GTCTGAAACATTCACACAGTCAAGTGGGTGTTGGGCCTGTCGTTCGTGGAAGAGAACCCACGCAGAACAAAATGCTAAG CATGGGAGACTGCGTCGACATTTACGGACCGTACAGACCAACTCGCAGGTCAGAGCAGTCCGGGGCGCTCGCCACCTCACTGCAGCCACTACAAGTCCGCAACGGTCCGTCTCATCCGCCGCGTGCGTCCACGCTGAGGGAATGTGAGCTCATCATCCGCCAACTATACAATACCAACAGTTTACAGTCTCAGGAA ATTGTGCGCTACAAGGAGTTGCTGAGAGATATTGTGCTCAACAAGAGAATCACCCCAGAAAACTACAATTTGACCAAAGCTTACCTTGTGGATGATATCCG CAAATCCTCTGATAACATGTTTCCTAAATTGGATCTGCAAACTGGAAAAAC gACCGGCGTGACCCTGCCAGCGCTCACGCAGAGCCTCAGCTCGTCTGTGTCCGAGCGCCAGAGACGGACCCGGGCTGTGCACAGAGGCCACGTCAAGGGTACGGTGCGGTGA